From a region of the Candidatus Niyogibacteria bacterium CG10_big_fil_rev_8_21_14_0_10_46_36 genome:
- a CDS encoding sodium:proton exchanger encodes MIELAIVIVIVAALGILATLLRQPLVLAYLATGAIIGYFGFFHVTDREFFRVFSDLGIMFLLFLIGLEINYTSLRLVGKTSLIIGMGQILFTSLIGFGISTLLGFGMLPSLYIAIALTFSSTIIVIKILSDKKDLNSLYGKISIGFLLVQDFVAILILISLAGIQADGSFLLKPLLITLAEGIGLFLLMLWLGRKIMPKVFDIIAHSQELLFIASLAWVFLIAATVSRIGFSIEIGGFLAGLALANSSEHFQIANRIKSLRDFFILIFFVILGSSLALTHFDGLALPIILLSAFVLIGNPLIVMVLMGLMGYRARTSFFAGVTVAQISEFSLILAALGLKTGHIAEETVAIITAVGIVTITLSSYLMIHSERIFKLLERHLRIFERAHPAQEALPGIAQKRIILFGFHRTGKSVATELPKDEFLVIDFDPEVIQRLRKKNIACVFGDMRDSLVLDEAGVRQASVVISTNPDLEDNLVLLQHLRRTKKRPSIIVRARTDFDADALYRAGAHYVILPHFTTGKYIGKAVKQGITKTSLAALKKKDIALFERRNELLA; translated from the coding sequence ATGATAGAACTTGCAATCGTCATTGTGATTGTCGCGGCACTCGGCATACTTGCAACGCTCTTGCGGCAACCTTTGGTGCTCGCGTATCTGGCAACCGGCGCAATCATTGGGTATTTTGGTTTCTTCCATGTAACCGACCGGGAATTTTTCCGGGTGTTTTCGGATCTTGGAATCATGTTCCTTCTTTTTTTAATAGGACTTGAGATAAATTACACATCGCTCCGCCTGGTAGGAAAAACCTCTCTCATCATCGGCATGGGACAGATACTGTTTACTTCTCTTATTGGATTCGGCATATCAACGCTTCTCGGATTTGGCATGCTGCCGTCTCTTTATATTGCGATCGCACTCACATTTTCAAGTACCATTATCGTTATCAAGATACTTTCAGACAAAAAGGACCTGAACAGCCTTTACGGAAAGATAAGCATCGGATTTTTGTTAGTACAGGACTTTGTCGCCATTCTTATTTTGATATCGCTTGCCGGGATTCAGGCTGACGGATCGTTTTTGCTCAAGCCCTTGCTGATAACGCTTGCTGAAGGCATCGGTCTTTTCCTGCTGATGCTCTGGCTGGGAAGAAAAATTATGCCAAAGGTTTTTGATATTATTGCGCACTCACAAGAACTTCTTTTTATCGCAAGCCTGGCGTGGGTGTTCTTGATAGCGGCAACCGTATCGCGTATCGGGTTTTCGATAGAGATAGGCGGCTTTCTTGCAGGACTCGCCCTTGCAAACTCATCGGAGCACTTTCAGATAGCAAACCGCATAAAATCACTCCGTGATTTTTTCATTCTTATTTTCTTTGTCATTCTTGGTTCTTCGCTTGCGCTTACTCATTTTGACGGCCTTGCTCTTCCTATCATACTGCTTTCAGCGTTCGTGCTGATTGGAAACCCCCTTATCGTTATGGTGCTTATGGGTCTTATGGGGTATCGTGCGCGAACCAGTTTTTTTGCGGGTGTCACTGTCGCGCAAATCTCGGAGTTCAGCCTTATCCTTGCGGCCCTCGGCCTAAAGACCGGGCACATCGCGGAAGAAACGGTTGCAATCATTACCGCAGTGGGCATTGTCACAATCACGCTTTCTTCATACCTCATGATACACTCGGAACGCATCTTTAAATTGCTTGAACGGCATCTCCGGATATTTGAACGCGCGCACCCCGCCCAAGAAGCTCTCCCCGGCATTGCACAAAAACGGATTATTCTTTTTGGGTTTCACCGCACCGGGAAAAGCGTTGCAACAGAGCTTCCAAAAGATGAATTCTTGGTAATAGATTTTGACCCCGAGGTCATCCAGAGACTCCGAAAAAAGAATATCGCATGCGTATTCGGCGATATGCGCGACTCGCTTGTGCTGGATGAGGCGGGCGTACGCCAGGCAAGCGTTGTTATTTCCACCAATCCCGACCTAGAAGACAATTTGGTACTTTTACAGCATCTGCGGCGGACAAAAAAACGCCCGTCCATCATTGTGCGGGCGCGTACAGATTTTGATGCAGACGCCCTGTATCGCGCGGGCGCCCATTACGTTATTCTTCCGCACTTCACCACCGGAAAATACATTGGAAAGGCGGTGAAGCAGGGGATAACAAAAACAAGCCTTGCTGCTCTTAAGAAAAAAGACATCGCCCTTTTTGAGAGACGCAACGAACTTCTCGCATAA
- a CDS encoding magnesium chelatase, whose translation MSVKVHAAQVTGLEGNIIDVELDVSQGLRSFTIVGLADKAVDEARHRISYAIANVGFYPPHKKNQKVIASLAPADIKKEGPYFDLAIAVAYLLASKQIHSTPERTLFLGELALNGELRPVKGILPLIKKAKEKGFTSVVLPKGNGKEASFIQDIAVHEAHTLADVADHLSGNVEIVPFERKPFHADGAAYEFDMNDIRGQESAKRALVIAAAGGHNVGMSGPPGTGKTLLARALPGILPPLSLEEAFEVTAIHSVAGMLPDAPFMSTRPFRSPHHTSSYVSLVGGGAFPKPGEITLAHRGILFVDEFPEFDRRIIEALRQPLEDGFITVARARSVVQFPARFMLVAAMNPCPCGYFGSKTKECSCSPSSLFRYQRKLSGPIVDRIDVWVDVGEIPHEKLDEKDPHAVSSADMRAHIMRARGIQRERFRRSKRHIFTNSEMNVRDIEAHALLSKEARAALLQAAERLKLSARAYHRVIKVARTVADLKESRSVEKNHIMEALQYRPKEKSL comes from the coding sequence ATGTCGGTAAAAGTTCATGCGGCTCAAGTGACCGGGCTTGAGGGAAATATTATAGATGTAGAGCTCGATGTGTCTCAGGGGCTTCGCTCATTTACCATTGTGGGGCTTGCCGACAAGGCGGTTGATGAAGCGCGTCACCGCATCTCCTATGCTATTGCAAATGTGGGCTTTTATCCGCCCCATAAGAAAAACCAAAAAGTTATTGCTTCTCTCGCGCCGGCGGATATCAAAAAGGAGGGTCCGTATTTTGATCTTGCGATAGCGGTTGCGTATCTTTTGGCTTCAAAACAGATTCATTCCACACCGGAGCGCACTTTATTTCTTGGCGAGCTTGCGCTTAACGGAGAGCTCCGCCCGGTAAAAGGCATTTTACCGCTCATTAAAAAAGCAAAAGAGAAAGGATTCACATCAGTTGTGCTCCCGAAAGGAAATGGCAAAGAGGCATCTTTTATACAGGATATAGCGGTGCACGAGGCGCACACGCTTGCTGATGTCGCCGATCATCTTTCTGGGAATGTGGAGATAGTGCCGTTTGAGCGAAAACCGTTTCACGCGGATGGCGCGGCATACGAATTTGATATGAATGATATCCGGGGACAGGAATCTGCAAAACGAGCGCTTGTTATAGCGGCAGCAGGAGGTCACAATGTGGGCATGTCGGGCCCGCCAGGTACCGGAAAAACACTCCTTGCCCGTGCTTTGCCTGGGATTCTTCCCCCGCTTTCTTTGGAAGAGGCATTTGAGGTTACCGCAATTCATAGTGTTGCAGGAATGCTTCCCGACGCGCCTTTTATGAGTACGCGTCCGTTCAGAAGCCCACACCATACATCATCGTATGTTTCTTTGGTCGGCGGCGGTGCGTTCCCAAAGCCGGGAGAAATAACGCTTGCGCATCGTGGCATTCTTTTTGTGGATGAGTTTCCCGAATTTGATAGGCGCATCATTGAAGCCTTGCGCCAGCCGCTTGAGGATGGGTTTATTACTGTCGCGCGCGCACGAAGCGTTGTGCAATTCCCCGCGCGCTTTATGCTGGTTGCGGCAATGAATCCGTGTCCGTGCGGATATTTTGGATCAAAGACAAAAGAATGCTCCTGTTCGCCGTCATCATTATTTCGTTATCAGCGGAAATTGTCTGGTCCCATTGTGGACCGCATTGATGTATGGGTGGATGTTGGCGAAATTCCTCACGAAAAATTGGATGAAAAAGACCCGCATGCTGTGTCTTCTGCAGACATGCGTGCACACATTATGCGTGCGCGCGGCATACAGCGTGAGCGTTTTCGGCGCAGCAAGAGGCACATATTTACGAACAGTGAAATGAATGTGCGGGATATTGAAGCGCATGCGCTTCTTTCAAAAGAGGCGCGCGCCGCCCTTTTGCAGGCCGCAGAGCGGTTGAAGCTTTCTGCGCGCGCATATCATCGGGTCATTAAGGTTGCACGCACCGTCGCGGATCTAAAAGAAAGCAGAAGCGTTGAAAAGAACCACATTATGGAAGCGCTTCAATACCGGCCGAAAGAAAAATCCCTTTGA
- the murB gene encoding UDP-N-acetylenolpyruvoylglucosamine reductase has product MICGMKTESLKDITRFGIGGKSEIVYAKNEKDLVGCAKKMSTEGRQFFVLGGGTNVIAHDGGYAGTVIAVRTNSIAQKRNRVRVDAGVLLEALINKANKEGLSGLEALAGIPGTVGGALYGNAGAYGHEIQEVVERVRVFDGVRIRALSRKECGFGYRESIFKKKKWIILSATLIFKKDSADDLKKISRRIRTIRNKKYPQQLRCAGSIFKNIIAKSKNGRIASRQIPKEKIAHGKIPAGVLLEAVGAKGMKRGKIQVADYHANLIINTGGGSANDVRYIINTLKKRVYRVYGVMLEEEIRYLGF; this is encoded by the coding sequence ATGATATGCGGTATGAAAACAGAATCTTTGAAAGACATAACCCGCTTTGGGATAGGCGGGAAATCAGAGATAGTATACGCAAAAAATGAAAAAGATCTGGTTGGTTGTGCGAAAAAAATGAGCACTGAGGGCAGACAATTTTTTGTGCTGGGGGGAGGAACAAACGTTATTGCGCATGACGGAGGGTATGCAGGAACGGTTATCGCTGTGCGTACAAACTCAATTGCTCAAAAACGGAACAGGGTGCGTGTTGATGCGGGTGTTTTGCTTGAAGCGCTTATTAATAAGGCAAACAAAGAAGGGCTTTCCGGACTGGAAGCGCTCGCGGGCATCCCGGGAACAGTAGGAGGAGCACTGTATGGAAATGCTGGCGCATACGGCCACGAAATACAAGAGGTTGTGGAGCGCGTTCGGGTGTTTGATGGGGTGCGCATCCGTGCGCTTTCTCGGAAGGAGTGCGGGTTTGGCTATCGGGAGAGCATATTCAAGAAAAAAAAATGGATTATACTTTCCGCAACTCTTATATTCAAGAAAGACAGCGCGGATGATCTAAAAAAAATATCACGGCGCATACGCACCATTCGAAATAAAAAATATCCGCAACAGTTGCGCTGTGCAGGAAGTATTTTTAAGAATATAATAGCGAAAAGCAAAAACGGCAGGATAGCTTCGCGGCAGATACCGAAAGAAAAGATAGCGCATGGGAAAATTCCTGCGGGAGTGCTGCTGGAAGCGGTTGGCGCGAAGGGTATGAAAAGGGGCAAGATTCAGGTAGCCGATTACCACGCAAATTTGATTATTAATACCGGCGGAGGAAGCGCGAACGATGTGCGGTATATCATCAATACGCTAAAAAAACGGGTATATCGGGTATACGGCGTTATGCTTGAAGAAGAAATACGATACCTTGGATTCTAA
- a CDS encoding Holliday junction branch migration DNA helicase RuvB, with the protein MTISKPSQQQEDRSIDSALRPNLWKEYIGQDAIKENIALLIRAAQERKEPVEHVFFHGPPGLGKTTLAHLIAHEMNAQIKTTSGPAIERVGDLASLLTNLSSHDILFIDEIHRLNKTVEEVLYPALENRTIDIIIGKGPGARSIQLELPPFTLIAATTRVSLLSSPLRSRFSGGTFRLQYYTEEEIQKIIHRSARILSVTLDDDASRIIAGRARATPRVANRLLKRCRDYAQVHGFPSISKEVADNTLRMLGVDEKGLEDADRRVLAVLIEKFGGGPVGVQTLAAASSEEAATIEEVYEPYLLRLGFIERTPRGRLATEAAWNHLKKNPPQKTLL; encoded by the coding sequence ATGACCATAAGCAAACCAAGCCAACAACAAGAAGACCGGTCTATAGATTCCGCATTACGCCCCAATCTCTGGAAAGAGTACATAGGACAAGATGCAATAAAGGAAAATATCGCACTATTAATCCGGGCCGCACAAGAGCGGAAGGAGCCCGTAGAACATGTGTTCTTCCACGGGCCGCCTGGCCTTGGAAAAACTACGCTCGCGCACCTCATTGCACACGAAATGAATGCACAGATCAAAACAACATCCGGCCCGGCAATAGAACGGGTGGGGGATCTTGCTTCTTTGCTTACCAATCTTTCCTCGCACGATATTCTTTTTATAGACGAGATACACCGTTTAAATAAAACAGTAGAAGAAGTGCTTTACCCCGCGCTTGAGAATAGGACAATAGACATTATTATTGGCAAAGGACCCGGCGCGCGCTCCATTCAGCTTGAACTCCCGCCGTTTACACTCATTGCAGCAACCACCCGCGTTTCTCTCCTTTCTTCTCCGCTCCGTTCACGGTTCTCAGGAGGAACATTCCGTTTGCAGTATTATACTGAAGAGGAAATACAAAAAATTATACACCGCTCAGCACGTATTTTAAGCGTAACGCTCGACGACGATGCCTCACGTATTATCGCCGGGCGCGCACGCGCAACGCCCCGTGTCGCAAACCGCCTACTTAAACGTTGCAGGGACTATGCCCAGGTTCACGGATTTCCAAGCATCAGCAAAGAAGTCGCGGACAACACGCTCCGCATGCTCGGAGTAGACGAAAAAGGCCTGGAAGATGCGGACCGTCGCGTACTTGCGGTACTTATAGAAAAATTCGGCGGAGGACCGGTAGGAGTGCAAACACTCGCCGCAGCATCTTCCGAGGAAGCAGCTACCATAGAAGAAGTATACGAACCGTATCTTTTGCGGCTTGGGTTTATTGAGCGGACACCACGAGGACGACTCGCAACAGAAGCCGCCTGGAATCATCTCAAGAAAAACCCGCCGCAAAAAACTCTCTTATGA
- a CDS encoding crossover junction endodeoxyribonuclease RuvC codes for MNPKPKKVLGIDPGYGRLGWAIIEQKNGKDVLVDAGCFETSPRTPYQERLQSVGSHVTDLFLTHKPDLLAMEKLFFYSNQKTAMNVAEIRGMILHIAGATPTKEFTPAQIKQAVCGYGKADKKQMQSMTALLLGLAKPPQPDDKADAIAAALTGMHHVL; via the coding sequence ATGAACCCAAAACCCAAAAAAGTCCTTGGCATAGACCCCGGCTACGGACGGCTAGGCTGGGCTATCATAGAACAAAAAAATGGGAAGGATGTACTGGTTGATGCCGGTTGCTTTGAGACATCGCCGCGCACCCCCTACCAAGAGCGCCTGCAGTCGGTAGGAAGCCATGTGACAGATCTGTTTCTTACACACAAGCCCGACCTTCTCGCGATGGAAAAGCTCTTTTTTTATAGCAACCAAAAGACCGCTATGAATGTTGCCGAGATACGGGGCATGATACTGCACATAGCAGGCGCAACCCCCACAAAAGAATTCACCCCCGCACAGATAAAACAAGCGGTATGCGGATACGGCAAGGCGGACAAAAAACAAATGCAGAGCATGACCGCTCTTCTTTTGGGATTAGCGAAACCTCCCCAGCCCGATGATAAGGCAGATGCCATAGCGGCGGCGCTCACCGGAATGCACCATGTATTATAA
- a CDS encoding YebC/PmpR family DNA-binding transcriptional regulator yields MSGHSKWSQIKHKKAATDAKKSKTYGKITRMIAVAVRQNGADPNTNPALRVAIGKAKEANMPSDNIERAIKKASGGDKEQLEELLFEAYGPGGAALLITAITDNTNRTTGEVKHILSKNGSKLAERGAAQFLFTKTDKGWESNTPLQINKDAETQLLRLFDELDEHDDVQDFYTNAEFSEE; encoded by the coding sequence ATGAGCGGTCATTCAAAGTGGTCACAAATAAAACACAAAAAAGCAGCAACAGACGCAAAGAAAAGTAAGACATATGGGAAAATAACCCGCATGATAGCGGTTGCAGTACGCCAAAACGGAGCCGACCCCAACACAAACCCCGCACTTCGGGTAGCTATAGGCAAGGCAAAAGAGGCGAATATGCCGTCTGATAATATCGAGCGCGCAATAAAAAAAGCTTCGGGAGGGGATAAGGAGCAGCTTGAGGAACTTTTGTTTGAAGCATATGGCCCAGGAGGTGCGGCTCTTCTTATTACTGCGATAACCGACAACACAAACCGAACAACAGGAGAAGTAAAACACATACTTTCAAAGAACGGCTCAAAGCTTGCCGAGCGGGGTGCGGCTCAATTTTTATTCACAAAAACAGACAAAGGGTGGGAATCAAATACGCCACTGCAAATAAACAAAGACGCGGAGACGCAGCTTCTTCGCCTGTTTGATGAACTTGACGAACACGATGATGTTCAGGATTTTTACACGAACGCAGAGTTTTCTGAAGAATAA